From Hypomesus transpacificus isolate Combined female chromosome 3, fHypTra1, whole genome shotgun sequence:
AGCAAAGCAAGAGAAGCGGTGCCACCTAGTGGCCGTTTGAGGAAACACAGCTGTGTTCTAAcgtcattggccgggtttcccagattcggtaAGAAGCAAGAAGCTTCTTAAGAgcattctaagagcgttctagagcgttcttaaaacgctcctaagaagctctaagcattaagagcttcttaacgaatctgggaaacccggccattatcagACTCCTCTCAATGGCTGTAGAAAAAAATTGTAGAAAACCAACAAAATATCTCATTATAGGTTGATCATTTTGCTTACAAAATATTGTTTGTGGTTttggattgcatgttttatcACAGTCAGATTGTTTAAATCCATAAACAGGTTGTAGTCACTGGCTCCTTTCAACAGAGCAAACTGGTTTGGAAAACAGAACATTTCTCTGTATTTATTCTACAGTATGGTAAACCATAAAGATCtctttaaaacatatttaacaaTCGTGTTGTACACGATGCCTCACAAAAATGACCCAACTGTAAACAGTGCCATGCAGAGAAAACGACATCAACAGCTTTGTATAGGGAGGAATATCGTTCTGAGAGAAGACACTGTGAGCAGAGTTCCAGGTGATGGTGCTGTGATCAAACCCAGGAGAGCTGGAGACTGAGGGGGAAAGGTGGAGGCACTGGGGCGGTTCTCCTGCTTaatcctccttttctcctccgtGAGGGGCTCTCTgcctgggaggtgaggggctcTCTgcctgggaggtgaggggctcTCTgcctgggaggtgaggggctcTCTgcctgggaggtgaggggctcTCTgcctgggaggtgaggggcagcaggggaCAGGAACTTGAGAATGGAGGACACTGACTTTAGGCTGCCCTTCAGACAGCCTCTCCTCGACGTAGTTTCGTGTGATCACCGGTAAATCTTTATTAATTTTAATTGGAGCCCCCATTTAAAAGAGCAATTAAAGCGGATTAATCGAGCCCATCCCGTATAATGTGTTCTGTTAATTAGTTTGTCAGCACTGTTTTAATATCGCCTAATGACTTCATATTTCAGGGCTGACATTAAAGGGATGCTGAATGGAAAGGAATGGTTTTATCAGAATGTGCCGTTGTCAGGGGCGATGTCCCCAGTCACCAGGCAAGGTCAGAACTGGGGCCCCGAGGTGGAAACAGGGGGCACACGCCTcagggacgcacacacacttaacacacacgcaccctgacACATCTAACGTACACACTCCTTCACACACTGATTGTCCTGtcgtggaaacacacacacacaactcgcACGCCCCTTCACTCTTTACCACAGAGACTCagtgattctctctctcccgcctcgactctcccccctcacacaccccccGAGGGCTTGTGAAAGCAGGCATTTCAGTCTCCCAGGAGAGATCAAGAAGTCAGAGAGATATACTCCACCAtactgagagaggaagaaaagacacACATGAAAGGCTCATCAATGTGTTGCATCTCGGCTGTGTCAGTGTTGACTTTAGACGCTGCAAATCTTCtgggagacagaaacagagagagtccCCAGCCCTGACCCTGAGAGAGAGGCCCATGGAGAGGCCCATGGCcctatgagagagaggggggcccatggccctgtgtgagagggagaggggggcccatggccctgtaagagagagaggggggcccatggccctgtgagagagagaggggggcccatggccctgtgtgagagggagaggggggcccatggccctgtgagagagagaggggggcccatggccctgtgagagagagaggggggcccatggccctgtgtgagagggagaggggggcccatggccctgtgagagagagaggggggcccatggccctgtgagagagagagggaggcccatggccctgtgagagagagagggaggcccatggccctgtgagagagagagggaggcccatggccctgtgagagagagagggggggccattggccctgtgagagagagagggggggccatTGGccctgtgagagagggaggcccatggccctgtgagagagggaggcccatggccctgtgagagagggaggcccatggccctgtgagagagagagggggggccattggccctgtgagagagagaggcccatggccctgtgagagagagagggggggccatTGGccctgtgagagagggaggcccatggccctgtgagagagagagggaggcccatggccctgtgagagagagagggagggaagcccATGaccctgtgagagagagggagggaggcccatggccctgtgagagagagagggagggaggcccatggccctgtgagagagagagggaggcccatggccctgtgagagagagaggggggggagaaagggagagagagagaagagagagggagaaagagggggagagagagagggaagagagagggaaaaagagggggagagagagagagagggagagagggggaggagaaagggaggaagggagagagagggagggagagagagagagagaggggggggggggagagagagaaagagggggagagagagagagaaagagggggagagagagagagagaaagagggggagagagagagagagggagagagagagggggagagagagggggggggagaaagggagagagggagaaagttacttgaaaaaatatataaatatatatttatagggtaggagagagagtgtggtcaGAAGTTGATCAAAATAAAACCCTAAAACCTCACCAAGCAGCCCACCCTGCTGGTCTTGGCtccagcctgcctccctgctaATCAGAGTATGTCCTCACACCTCAACTCTCCTCGGCACATTCATAAATCTCATTCCCATTATCCCGCTAATTAGCCAGGATTACAGGAGCATGTAATGCCCCCGCTTCCCAATAGATTGATTGGAGGATGGTCTCTTTGTTTTGAAATCACTTCCTGATTGATGTACAGAGCCCTAGTTTGCAATTGTAATGGCCCAGATGTTAACAATCAAATGCGTTTCCGCTCCAGGAAGTAACAGTCTGTCATGGAAGAGGAGCCAGCCAGGCGTGTAGCTGCACatcacaggagggaggggggggagggagggagggggggagggagggagggggggagggagagagggagagagggagggagggcgggagagagggagagagggggggagggagggagggagagggagagagggggggagggagagagggagagatggagggagggagagagggagagatggagggaggggggggggagagggagagagggggggagggagagagggagagatggagggagggagagagggagagatggagggaggggggggagagagggagggagggagtgattgagggagggagagagggagagagggggggagggagggagggagaaggagagagggagggagggggggagagagggagggagggagaggaagggtgggagggaggtgggaggggagagggagggagggggggaggggagagggagggaggggggaagaggagaggaagagaagggttaTATTCAGGAGCTTTGGCAGGTGTGGAAGACTGGTGAGGTAAAGAGATGGCACACGGTACACCCATGTTTCCCTCTCTGGTCCTCTGTTCCCCTTACACACATGACCAGAGCACCAGGCAGGcacctggaggagctgctgtCAGCTGAAGCACAGACTCTGCGTGGTGACACGTGTCTAACAAGTCAGGTGCTCTGGAAGTTACCAGTGTTTAAGCTATTGTTTGACTTCAACCCCTCGGGCCTTTCTAAGACGCATCAGTGGACAAAAACCGACTGTCCCTTTTTCACCAAAAACATTTGAAGGCCCATTTAGGTTACAGAAGGAGATATCACACTCATACAACACATAAAGGAAGTTGTTAGTTGTTAACAGTCACTGTCTGTCAGCAACAATCAGTGCCCGAGGCCTCTTGTGCTGCATCGTGATGCTGAAGCAGAGCTCAACATcgtccactagagggcagtattGTCTCACCCaacccactcccctccctcatctctccactTCTTTCTTCTTACCCTTCACCGATAAATCACTTTCCAGGATGGTTAATGGATATGGAAGCAGATCATGAGTGAGCTATCTGTGGGGCGATAATTTAAGTCAAGATCCTCACCCTGATCTCAGTGAAAGATTATTTATTTCAACAATAACGCAGGACacagagagggttagggtggggggggagagattgcTCATCTCCAATGAAGCGGTGTGTAAATTGGGTTCACTTTCCCCAATGAAAATATGGAGTGCAGTTTCTTTTGGACTTCCTGCTCATAGCGGGCTGCTCTGCCTTGCCAAGGGTGTCTGGGCCGAGGAAGGTGGCTGTGCGGAGGACTGGGAGGGGGCTCCAGACCTTGAATAACGCCCCTGTCGCCCCCCACTCTCTTCCAGGCCTGAAGAGGCATGGGGCTCATCTACTAGGACCCACTCTCCACTAATGAAATGGTTTGACCACAATAAGGATGGCCTATTGTGTGGCATTATGAAAAGACCCTGGCCATAGCTTTTACTGTATGTAGGGTAGttgggagatgtgtgtgtgcttctgtgtgtgtgtgtgtgtgtgtgtgtgtgtgtgtgtgtgtgtgtgtgtgtgtgcttctgtgtgtgtgtgtgtgtgtgtgtgtgtgtgtgtgtgtgtgtgtgtgtgtgtgtgtctgtgtgtgtgtgtgtgtgtgtgtgtgtgtgttcccgtgAGCTGTGCTACATCGATCGTCTGTGTGGAGGCGGAGCCCCAGGCCTCTCCGCCCAGCCCAGATCGTCCTGCTCTCCCCTCATGCAGAAAAGAGCCTGATTATGGCCGGCTGACATGTCTGAACAGGGCTGGGCAGGGAGCAGTGGCTCCATATGCCTTCCCATGTGGCCTCATCCTCCCTGTGCATCTGTGTCGACTGGTTCTGCTCCACATGACGGCTCCTCCACACCGGGCCCTCCACACCGGGCCCTCCACACCGGGCCCTCCACACCGGGCCCTCCACACCGGGTCATGGACGCGGCAGAAACATGGCCGGATGTGGCTGGGCTCACAGTGGAAGGCAAACATCAGCCCGCGTGGGCCCGTGACAGGGTGCCGTAGCGGGGAGCCGTAGCGGGGAGCCGTAGCGGGGTGCCGTAGCGGGGTGCCGTAGCGGGGTGCCGTAGCGGGGTGCCGTAGCGGGGAGCCGTAGCGGGGTGCCGTAGCGGGGTGCCGTAGCGGGGAGCCGTAGCGGGGAGCCGTAGCGGGGTGCTGTGGATGTCTACAATGCCTTCGAGTCTCACACTGTCAGCCAGATATGCATCAGACACCAGCTCGCTGTGAGACGTATCCATAGGGTGGCATCTTGACAGACTGAGCACTGTGATAAGCCCCTGTCACAGAGATATTACAGACGCATCTACGCTCAGCCCCCCGCTAAACACCTTCTTTCAGATTCTCCACGGGCCTGAAGATGTGTTGCCCTGCAGGCCAGCCTGACACACTCCCTCCATGTAGAAGCACGTGCTGGGGTCCCATAAGCACCAGACTTCTCTGTTTGCAGCCCTGACACGGAAGGTGAGGGAATCTGGCCCTTGGGAGTCGCGGAGGGACTTACCAGGCAGGGGAAGCCGATCCAGGCACTGTGGGTTGGGGCTCTGGGGGGCGGGGTCGTCCCCAGATGGGCCTGCTGAtcagcctccctccctggggtgggggagacctcctcccccctggcctccaGATGGGGGTCACAGCCAGGCCTCTTCAGACGCCTCACAGGGGGACATCCTGGTCGCTGgtcccaggggagaggggacctGCCTGGGAgcggcagctgcagccctgccaGGCTCCTGGAGCCCCAGGGTGGACCTGCTGCTCTGCTTGGGCCCCGTTGGCACGGGACACATGGGGACATGCTTGTGCTCTCCTGCCTGGTTGGAGCGGAGGTactgatggaggagagaggcagcaggagcATCTCAGGCCCGTATgtctgtggagggagagagacagagagagggggagatggagagagaaagagaaacagagggagagacagagagagagagagggacagggatggagagggacagagatggagagatgtgtGGGactattcatttattcattaaacAAATCAATATATGACATTTCCGTAAATATTTCGATGGTAAGGATGGGATGAGGAAATGCAGAACTCACATATCATCTACATATAAATGAAATCTGTTTTCAGGCACACCACTGTCTTTTACTCCAAACACAGCTCCCAATTCCTGTCATCGCAGGACAGAGAGATCTTCAGGAGAAAAAAGACAACGAGAGAGAAAACATCCATTCTCAGCCTCCCTTTTGAAGTTACTGAAGCCGTTATTAAAAGTGTGGCGTGATTGATAACCTGTCAGTCATTGGAATAATCAGGACCAATCCCGTAGCTCGCAGACGACCCTGCCTCCCGCCCCCATCCCTTCTGCCCCTATCAACCTCCAACACATCCACCTGCCATTGGAAACCTGTAATTGAATGATTTTTTGTCATTATTTTGATTAATCATATTAATTTGTACTAATTAAGAGATGGTTTGAAGTGATGACAATTAGATTAATGAAATTAGTTTgaactttcccccccccccccccccccccccccccccccacctcataTGAGGAATAAAGAAAAAGCGATCAGGATTGTTATGAAACAGTTGGCAATCTGGATTTTGGGACTAATTGAATGTCTGATTTTATTAATGATGAAATTTATAAAAGTCCTTGGGGGGTAATGAACGCAGATTCAGCTGCTAAGAGTGGAAAATTAATTAAAATTCCTGGAGATATTCCTGACGTTAAAGGCGCCTGTGTTAACCCTAGCCCCGTGGTGGCTGCAGTGTAAACTCCAGATCACTGCATGGCCAAAGGAAAGATGGATTGGATTTTAAGTGGCGACAAAAGAAATTAAACACTTAAAAAGACCCCTGGATTCATGGTTTTCATCTCAAGTAGTTCtgtcgattctgattggctgaccaCTAAAACCAATCACAACATTAAGAAATGGATCGTTTTTAAGCTCATCCCTTTGCAGTTTGTCAGACAGTTGCTGTCACTCTACATCACAGTGCACTGGTGTTCCCCTGgacaccctaaccctgccctCACCCAAAACACCCTAACCTCACCCAAAACACCCTAATGCTGCCCTCACCCAaaacaccctaaccctgagctcacccaaaacaccctaaccctgagctCACCCAAAACACCCTACCCTGAGCTCACCCAaaacaccctaaccctgagctcacccaaaacaccctaaccctgagctcacccaaaacaccctaaccctgagctcacccaaaacaccctaaccctgagctcacccaaaacaccctaaccctgagctcacccaaaacaccctaaccctgagctcacccaaaacaccctaaccctgagctcacccaaaacaccctaaccctgagctCACCCAAAACACCCTAACCATGCCCTCACCCAaaacaccctaaccctgagctcacccaaaacaccctaaccctgccctCACCCAAAACACCCTACCCCTGAGCTCACCCGAAACACCCTACCCCTAAGCTCACCCAaaacaccctaaccctgagctcacccaaaacaccctaaccctgagctcacccaaaacaccctaaccctgagttcacccaaaacaccctaaccctgacctcaCCCAAAACACCCTACCCCTGACCTCACCCAaaacaccctaaccctgacctcaCCCAAAACACtcttccctgctctcacccAAAACACTCTCCCCTGAGCTCACCAAAAACACTCTCCCCTAACCCAAAACACTCTCCCCTGAGCTCACCCAAAACACCCTCCCTGACCAAAGATGTCTTCTTCAGGCTACATGAACAAATAACCACCGTATATCTGGGTATTGTGCAAGAAAACATTGAACTCATCTCAAAACCTAATAGCTTCACCTGGGAAACCCTGATGTCCGGTGTTGGCTGGAGCGCTGTGTTCTGGGCTGGTTCCAGGCTGGCCCTGGAGCGTGGGGCAGCCTGCTCTGGTGATTGACACTTGGGTCAGCCCATGCCAGTCAGGGTGCAGTGGGGGTCTGACACTTGTGTTCCACGGGCGCTGCCGCTCCTCCGGTTCTGCATATtcaccagcctgtctccctctccacagGCCAATTCATAATTAACAGCTGTTGGCTTGTCAAGAGTGGCCCTGGCCAtggcacatgcacatacatttaTATTCACCGAGAAGAAACCTGTGTCATGGATGGATTTCAGGGGCCGTGaactcatcctcctcccctgaATGATGGACGCACACCTGAACGCTCAAACACTCACAgtcagcctgctgctgctgctacctcCACAcagtttctctttttttctcttcctcactctccctgttcctctctcactctccctgttcctctctcactctccctgtttctccctcactctccctgttcctctctcactctccctgttcctctctcactctccctgttcctctctcactttccccgttccactctctctggctcttttttgccttttctccctctcctaatctctctccctccctacctctctctttctccctccccaagTCAGCTCAGTCATGGGCTCAGGAACTTCTGCATAAACTCCAGTCCGTCTGGCCGGCAAAGAAGGTATGAAAATGAAAAGGCAGGGCTGGCcagcgctgtgtgtgtttgtcatgccTGTTTAGCTGAAGTTGAAATGTAAATACGGACCACGGGAGATCTGCGCCGAGATATGCTGCTTGAAATTCTAATAAACAAGTAGCTGTCCACTTGTAATAAATGATACCCATAAAAAAGGGTGATTCCCTGAACAGATAAAGATGAAAAGTAATTGTTTGTGCTCACACAAAATTAATCAGATCAAAACAGGGGCAATCATTTTAAAGAGACACCCAAGCTATAAAAAAAGAGCTGTGATAAAGTATTGGCTATCAGGCATGAAGTCTGGAGGTTAGCATTACAATAATATGGAGGCCTTGTAttcaggaggagggagataggaTTATTGCATATATTCAAAGAGGAAGGAGATGTTTATGGTACATAACCAGAACGGTCTCTAAGATCCAAGGTCGTCAACAATGTGCTGTTCAGAGCTCACAGAGAACAGTATTGGAGCAAAGTT
This genomic window contains:
- the LOC124487591 gene encoding uncharacterized protein LOC124487591, yielding MYQFAYMEKPTVVRFLDSDLPPGPTYGPEMLLLPLSSISTSAPTRQESTSMSPCVPCQRGPSRAAGPPWGSRSLAGLQLPLPGRSPLPWDQRPGCPPVRRLKRPGCDPHLEARGEEVSPTPGREADQQAHLGTTPPPRAPTHSAWIGFPCLVSPSATPKGQIPSPSVSGLQTEKSGAYGTPARASTWRECVRLACRATHLQARGESERRCLAGG